From Saccharothrix espanaensis DSM 44229, the proteins below share one genomic window:
- a CDS encoding DUF6896 domain-containing protein, whose translation MPPSHPEPEAWSGDLPAPDVVARSVVRGRRATFAFSPQAEWAQVLAAAEGLRAGLPGDLLVIASPGTGSGRPPALVVVRLIDEAEAGRLRDRLHALVAEFRELAHRLAAPFRRHVEPAYDQEDCYPDELEVDGETWSLHIHGEHCLFTGLRSGTDIEVHTEHPDAIDPGFLLRYAESTGRHPEVRAACQEGFHDLARLLDLCQVRTGA comes from the coding sequence ATGCCGCCCTCGCACCCCGAACCTGAGGCGTGGTCCGGCGACCTCCCGGCGCCCGACGTGGTGGCGCGGTCGGTGGTGCGTGGTCGGCGAGCGACGTTCGCGTTCTCCCCGCAGGCCGAGTGGGCGCAGGTGCTGGCCGCCGCCGAGGGGCTGCGGGCCGGCTTGCCGGGCGACCTGCTGGTCATCGCCTCGCCCGGCACCGGGTCGGGTCGGCCGCCGGCGCTCGTGGTCGTGCGGCTGATCGACGAGGCTGAAGCCGGCCGTCTGCGCGATCGGCTCCACGCGCTCGTGGCGGAGTTCCGCGAACTGGCCCACCGCCTCGCCGCACCGTTCCGCCGGCACGTCGAACCGGCCTACGACCAAGAGGACTGCTACCCGGACGAACTGGAGGTCGACGGCGAGACCTGGTCGCTGCACATCCACGGCGAGCACTGCCTGTTCACCGGCCTGAGGAGCGGAACGGACATCGAGGTGCACACCGAGCACCCCGACGCGATCGACCCCGGGTTCCTGTTGCGGTACGCCGAATCCACCGGCCGCCACCCGGAGGTCCGCGCGGCCTGCCAGGAGGGCTTCCACGACCTGGCCCGCCTGCTGGACCTCTGCCAGGTGCGAACCGGAGCGTGA
- a CDS encoding tetratricopeptide repeat protein yields MSDFGRTATDDDAVERSLDLAWELFAAQPTHPKVAELALRVLTAQPERSSVSLLLANHREVCGQAGEARRLYLQVAGRRDHQFINAARALRHLALAEHDHPEALRWARAVLGEDQEGWGDWMELGFAQACCGEHEDGWRQLDEAVALCARTTPDQLPTALGQRAVHLLGSFAPPDRFVPAAEEAVRADAANSWVALMLGWSYLVQYRFADAEQLGLRLLRENPTEDLLQGLVGTARTMLRIVENAQAQDITLEDIRRTGAIESAWRQLRDQLLGTDLASALAALDDVMPADLRATLRPGVSISDLPDSDKLGSEVAEELAAWHDGQQPGSGAAWGLAESFRLMSAAEIIAMSTGIEADPAAHPDWPENEVWEQVMTDEAGAYLVVVAHGALVKRRPGHPDEPVAESMADWIWDRVADFGGRDPRPAPRRTEAPPTDLPAVPGTSLTGVITTMYAALGASERSAPYAELRGLFPGLTVRHSALDPVGSTPDGVDLALLDGLVKKVTVDLTLCPSADRVIAGLDLDGQRGPADAYVRSHGALPHNSWENRATGEVTVNYDLAEHRLGLQWQAGRLVRISVSAVGRSTAE; encoded by the coding sequence ATGAGCGACTTCGGCCGCACGGCCACCGACGACGACGCCGTGGAGCGAAGCCTCGACCTGGCGTGGGAGCTCTTCGCGGCACAGCCGACGCATCCCAAGGTCGCCGAGCTGGCGTTGCGGGTGCTCACGGCCCAGCCGGAGCGCAGCAGCGTGTCGCTGTTGCTCGCCAACCACCGCGAGGTCTGCGGCCAGGCCGGCGAAGCGCGGCGCCTCTACCTCCAGGTGGCTGGTCGCCGCGACCACCAGTTCATCAACGCCGCTCGCGCCCTCCGACACCTGGCGTTGGCCGAGCATGATCACCCCGAGGCGCTGCGCTGGGCGCGCGCGGTGCTGGGCGAGGACCAGGAGGGGTGGGGCGACTGGATGGAGCTCGGCTTCGCCCAGGCCTGCTGCGGGGAGCACGAGGACGGGTGGCGCCAACTCGACGAGGCGGTGGCGCTGTGCGCTCGGACGACGCCGGACCAACTGCCCACCGCGCTCGGGCAACGGGCGGTGCACCTGCTGGGGAGCTTCGCCCCACCCGACCGGTTCGTCCCCGCGGCCGAGGAGGCCGTCCGGGCCGATGCGGCGAACTCCTGGGTGGCCCTGATGCTCGGCTGGTCGTACCTGGTGCAGTACCGGTTCGCCGACGCCGAACAGCTCGGGCTGCGGCTGCTGCGCGAGAACCCGACCGAAGACCTGCTGCAAGGTCTGGTGGGGACGGCTCGGACGATGCTGCGGATCGTCGAGAACGCCCAAGCCCAGGACATCACGCTGGAGGACATCCGCCGCACCGGGGCGATCGAGTCGGCGTGGCGGCAACTCCGCGACCAGCTGCTCGGCACCGACCTGGCTTCCGCGCTGGCGGCGTTGGACGACGTGATGCCGGCCGACCTGCGCGCCACCCTGCGACCAGGGGTGTCGATCTCCGACCTGCCCGACAGCGACAAGCTCGGCTCCGAGGTCGCGGAGGAGCTGGCGGCCTGGCACGACGGCCAGCAGCCCGGCTCCGGTGCCGCCTGGGGCCTGGCCGAGTCGTTCCGGCTGATGTCGGCGGCCGAGATCATCGCCATGAGCACCGGGATCGAGGCCGACCCGGCAGCGCACCCGGACTGGCCCGAGAACGAGGTCTGGGAACAGGTGATGACCGACGAAGCCGGGGCGTACCTGGTCGTCGTCGCGCACGGGGCGCTGGTCAAGCGTCGACCCGGACACCCCGACGAACCCGTCGCCGAGTCGATGGCCGACTGGATCTGGGACCGGGTGGCCGACTTCGGCGGTCGGGACCCGCGACCGGCACCGCGCAGGACCGAAGCTCCCCCGACCGACCTGCCCGCCGTGCCGGGGACGTCGTTGACCGGCGTCATCACGACGATGTACGCGGCACTGGGTGCGTCCGAGCGCTCTGCGCCGTACGCGGAACTGCGCGGCCTCTTTCCCGGCTTGACCGTGCGGCACAGCGCGCTGGACCCGGTGGGCTCGACTCCCGACGGCGTCGACCTCGCGTTGCTCGACGGGCTGGTGAAGAAGGTCACCGTCGATCTCACGCTCTGCCCGAGCGCCGACCGGGTGATCGCCGGGCTCGACCTCGACGGGCAACGCGGGCCAGCCGACGCCTACGTGCGGTCGCACGGCGCCCTCCCGCACAACAGCTGGGAGAACCGCGCCACCGGCGAGGTCACCGTCAACTACGACCTCGCCGAACATCGGCTGGGCTTGCAGTGGCAGGCAGGGCGACTCGTCCGGATCTCCGTGTCAGCCGTCGGCCGGTCGACGGCTGAGTAG
- a CDS encoding amidohydrolase family protein, with the protein MTTVGKTVLRDVRVFDGRGLTEPRMVVIDDAVIGTDATDAEVVDTAGGVLLPGLIDAHIHPDGRAALVALTAHGVTTGLTMATWPAELVASLRNVPGLTDIRSAGLPAIGPGGLHARMPGLAEHAVVRDPAHARRFVADRVAEGVDYLKIVLEPPGGGGPPEEVAAALVAAAHAHGLRVVAHAGAPGAYTMALDVGADVITHMPLGAPVADDDVERIVADGRVVIPTLHMMRGLADALNLPPGAYATSARGVGTLHAAGVPILAGTDANTTPGVPYQPAFGASLHDELALLVEAGLTTAAALRAATSLPAKHFGLSDRGSIKPGLRADLVLVDGDPLADINATRAIRRVWLAGVESVR; encoded by the coding sequence GTGACGACGGTCGGTAAGACAGTGCTGCGTGACGTCCGGGTCTTCGACGGTCGGGGACTGACCGAGCCTCGCATGGTGGTGATCGACGACGCGGTGATCGGCACTGACGCGACCGACGCCGAGGTGGTCGACACCGCCGGAGGTGTGCTGTTGCCCGGGTTGATCGACGCGCACATCCACCCTGACGGCCGTGCGGCGCTCGTCGCGCTGACCGCGCATGGTGTCACCACGGGGCTGACCATGGCGACCTGGCCGGCCGAGCTGGTGGCCTCGCTGCGGAACGTGCCGGGTCTGACCGACATCCGCAGCGCGGGCCTGCCGGCCATCGGGCCGGGTGGTCTGCACGCGCGGATGCCCGGCCTGGCCGAGCACGCGGTCGTGCGCGATCCGGCACACGCGCGGCGGTTCGTCGCCGACCGGGTCGCCGAGGGCGTCGACTACCTCAAGATCGTCCTCGAACCGCCCGGCGGGGGCGGCCCGCCGGAGGAGGTGGCCGCCGCGCTGGTCGCCGCGGCCCACGCGCACGGGCTGAGGGTGGTCGCCCACGCCGGCGCGCCAGGGGCTTACACGATGGCGCTGGACGTGGGTGCCGACGTAATCACGCACATGCCGCTCGGGGCACCGGTGGCCGACGACGACGTGGAGAGGATCGTCGCCGACGGCCGGGTGGTGATCCCCACGCTGCACATGATGCGCGGCTTGGCCGACGCCCTGAACCTGCCGCCCGGGGCCTACGCCACGTCGGCGCGCGGAGTCGGCACGCTGCACGCCGCCGGCGTACCGATCCTGGCCGGCACCGATGCCAACACCACACCCGGCGTCCCGTACCAACCGGCGTTCGGCGCGAGCCTGCACGACGAACTGGCGCTGCTGGTCGAGGCGGGCCTGACCACCGCCGCCGCCCTGCGCGCCGCGACATCATTGCCCGCCAAGCATTTCGGCCTGTCCGACCGGGGCTCGATCAAGCCGGGTCTCCGGGCGGACCTGGTGCTCGTCGACGGCGACCCGCTGGCCGACATCAACGCCACGCGTGCCATCCGCCGCGTGTGGCTCGCCGGCGTCGAGTCGGTGCGGTGA
- a CDS encoding DUF3885 domain-containing protein codes for MDTPEDLCALWSAQWPDLDPTPYLPRADRWVRFHSLPKSKRYPRNKPEYAILLHRYNAILDELFRGEEIRVVTTTCSTGPVPVPLSKVDLRRNPGAHYWTSVVDDYFGSDLDGTDYLHLYAARRRWQPGSLDYLLRAAADDRIPGALIASLTFDRSVHPYDGGQDVHPATEADRDRLRQRYADWLPSHPQGL; via the coding sequence ATGGACACACCCGAAGACCTGTGCGCGTTGTGGAGCGCGCAGTGGCCCGACCTCGACCCCACGCCGTACCTGCCGCGCGCCGACCGCTGGGTGCGCTTCCACAGCCTGCCCAAGTCCAAGCGGTATCCCCGCAACAAGCCCGAGTACGCCATCCTCCTGCACCGCTACAACGCGATCCTGGACGAACTGTTCCGGGGCGAGGAGATCCGAGTCGTCACCACCACCTGCTCCACGGGCCCAGTTCCCGTTCCCCTGTCCAAAGTGGACCTGCGACGCAACCCCGGTGCCCACTACTGGACGTCCGTGGTCGATGACTACTTCGGGTCCGATCTGGACGGCACCGACTACCTCCACCTGTATGCCGCCCGCCGTCGCTGGCAGCCGGGCTCCTTGGACTACCTGCTGCGCGCCGCGGCCGACGACCGGATCCCGGGCGCGCTGATCGCGAGCTTGACGTTCGACCGGTCCGTCCACCCGTACGACGGTGGGCAGGACGTCCACCCCGCGACGGAGGCCGACCGCGACCGCCTGCGGCAGCGTTACGCGGACTGGCTTCCGTCCCATCCTCAGGGTCTGTGA
- a CDS encoding glycosyltransferase, translating into MRSGETRVKVRADDLGTISGRTAKTDRSPFPSSVSMVIPAHNEEASIAGTIRSCRAQSYPIDQIIVVADNCTDRTADIARGLGVVVIEGKGGSKASAQNMALSRITSDAVVALDADATLSAHAVAQMMDTLRRGFAGTCPSALPCDTTTPYSQYRTLYHAIANGWVRPLQDVFDRQLVLSGMANCHRTDVLREVGGYPDDNITEDFNLTWTLHRLGHRVGFTPEAVVYTQEPTSLRELLDQMHRWTAGFAQTMIKHRAPIMDGRAFVVVASQVVDSLIGGLATCTLVPYIARHGVLRGLRSWWSPLWVVVTVASLGVAVRQLGWRTTLKCLPSWIVMQYLTGPLTAWWLFREWVLGRRLTTWTGRHGRRPALTPVTRNRKAVLAAAVAAGTLVAVRGWLLRRSPDQAP; encoded by the coding sequence ATGCGGTCAGGGGAAACACGCGTGAAGGTGCGGGCGGACGATCTCGGGACGATCTCGGGCCGAACCGCCAAAACCGATCGGTCACCATTCCCGAGCAGTGTGTCGATGGTGATTCCGGCGCACAACGAGGAAGCCTCGATCGCGGGCACCATCCGGTCCTGCCGTGCGCAGAGCTATCCGATTGACCAGATCATCGTGGTCGCCGACAACTGCACCGACCGCACCGCCGACATCGCCCGCGGCCTGGGCGTGGTCGTCATCGAGGGCAAAGGCGGGTCGAAGGCGTCGGCGCAGAACATGGCGCTGTCGCGGATCACCAGTGACGCCGTGGTCGCACTGGACGCCGACGCCACCCTGTCCGCGCACGCCGTGGCGCAGATGATGGACACCCTGCGCCGCGGTTTCGCGGGGACCTGCCCGTCGGCGCTGCCCTGCGACACCACCACCCCCTACAGCCAGTACCGGACGCTCTACCACGCGATCGCCAACGGGTGGGTCCGTCCGCTGCAGGACGTGTTCGACCGGCAGCTCGTGCTCAGCGGCATGGCCAACTGCCACCGCACCGACGTCCTGCGCGAGGTGGGCGGGTACCCGGACGACAACATCACCGAGGACTTCAACCTCACCTGGACCCTGCACCGCCTCGGTCACCGGGTCGGCTTCACCCCGGAGGCCGTCGTCTACACCCAGGAACCGACCTCGCTGCGCGAGCTGCTCGACCAGATGCACCGCTGGACCGCCGGGTTCGCCCAGACCATGATCAAGCACCGTGCGCCGATCATGGACGGCCGGGCGTTCGTCGTGGTCGCCTCGCAGGTGGTCGACTCGCTCATCGGCGGGCTGGCCACCTGCACCCTGGTGCCCTACATCGCCCGCCACGGTGTGCTGCGCGGACTGCGCAGCTGGTGGAGCCCGCTGTGGGTGGTCGTCACGGTGGCCTCGCTGGGGGTGGCGGTGCGCCAACTCGGGTGGCGCACCACGCTGAAGTGCCTGCCTAGCTGGATAGTCATGCAGTACCTCACCGGCCCGCTGACCGCGTGGTGGCTGTTCCGCGAGTGGGTCCTCGGCCGCCGGCTGACGACCTGGACCGGCCGGCACGGTCGCCGGCCCGCGCTGACCCCGGTGACCAGGAACCGCAAGGCCGTGCTGGCCGCGGCCGTCGCCGCGGGCACGCTGGTGGCCGTGCGCGGGTGGTTGCTGCGACGTTCACCCGACCAGGCGCCGTAG
- a CDS encoding RICIN domain-containing protein: MPYAHNSQLALVNTASGKALTVDGRRIHQSWPDKAAPAQRWRLRRPPTSRHTVVLENAAGGLVLSVAGAADHNGAEVVLETPEPDARHQQWRLVPLRSGGHALANAASGKYLDLWNADAGHEARLAQYDFWHGPQQRWHLRPTARRRNTRALVTLVRDEPDFFPVWLRYYSRFFAPEDIHVLEHQPKPGLPPDERFTRIPIHHDEFSSDWHRDIVQQHQHELVDRYDVVLSTDVDEIVAPDPRYCDLGQYIDQFDHDFVNCTGWEVLHRNDSEAPFDAGRGVLEQRSTWFSNTLYSKPLLARVPMTWLGGFHERIDQATNHDPNLYLIHLHRMDYDICHRRHRLRTTHNTAQDDIDNHRGYQNRIVEPDQFHHWFYQDRVCGDPIHPEPVPEHWRSVV; encoded by the coding sequence ATGCCGTACGCGCACAACAGCCAACTGGCCCTGGTCAACACGGCCAGCGGCAAGGCCCTGACCGTCGACGGCCGGCGCATCCACCAGAGCTGGCCGGACAAGGCCGCCCCGGCCCAGCGGTGGCGACTGCGCCGCCCTCCGACCAGCCGCCACACGGTCGTGCTGGAGAACGCGGCCGGGGGCCTGGTGCTGTCGGTGGCGGGCGCCGCCGACCACAACGGCGCCGAGGTCGTCCTGGAAACCCCCGAGCCGGACGCCCGGCACCAGCAGTGGCGCCTGGTGCCGCTGCGCTCGGGCGGGCACGCGCTGGCCAACGCCGCCAGCGGCAAGTACCTGGACCTGTGGAACGCCGACGCCGGGCACGAAGCACGACTGGCCCAGTACGACTTCTGGCACGGGCCGCAGCAGCGCTGGCACCTGCGGCCGACCGCCCGCCGCCGCAACACCCGCGCGCTGGTCACGCTGGTGCGCGACGAACCGGACTTCTTCCCGGTCTGGCTGCGCTACTACTCCCGTTTCTTCGCACCGGAGGACATCCACGTCCTGGAGCACCAGCCCAAGCCCGGCCTGCCCCCGGACGAGCGCTTCACGCGCATCCCCATCCACCACGACGAGTTCAGCAGCGACTGGCACCGCGACATCGTGCAACAGCACCAGCACGAGCTGGTCGACCGCTACGACGTCGTGCTCAGCACCGACGTCGACGAGATCGTCGCCCCCGACCCGCGCTACTGCGACCTGGGCCAGTACATCGACCAGTTCGACCACGACTTCGTCAACTGCACCGGCTGGGAAGTCCTGCACCGCAACGACAGCGAGGCGCCGTTCGACGCCGGCCGGGGCGTGCTGGAACAGCGGTCGACCTGGTTCTCCAACACCCTGTACTCCAAGCCCTTGCTGGCACGGGTGCCGATGACCTGGCTGGGCGGCTTCCACGAACGCATCGACCAGGCCACCAACCACGACCCCAACCTGTACCTGATCCACCTGCACCGCATGGACTACGACATCTGCCACCGCCGCCATCGCCTGCGCACCACCCACAACACAGCGCAGGACGACATCGACAACCACCGCGGCTACCAGAACCGCATCGTGGAACCCGACCAGTTCCACCACTGGTTCTACCAAGACAGGGTCTGCGGCGACCCGATCCACCCCGAACCCGTACCCGAGCACTGGCGATCCGTCGTGTGA
- a CDS encoding TetR/AcrR family transcriptional regulator: MTTPKPLRADARRKREALLATARQVFDAGDFFDLRFDDFARLAGVGTGTLYRHFPTREALAAAVYHEEVATLCDRARRLQATLPADEALATFLRGMVEHIDAHQGLARTLATLMADRSGALAEGGQALEQAVTDLVAAAVKDGTARDDVGAGAIMMALHGIGAAHDRPGWRAEADGVITLVLAGLRDGSARPAT, encoded by the coding sequence ATGACCACCCCCAAGCCGCTGCGGGCCGACGCCCGGCGCAAGCGCGAGGCCCTGCTCGCCACCGCCCGGCAGGTCTTCGACGCCGGAGACTTCTTCGACCTGCGCTTCGACGACTTCGCCCGGCTGGCCGGTGTGGGCACGGGCACGCTGTACCGCCACTTCCCCACCCGTGAGGCGCTGGCCGCGGCGGTCTACCACGAGGAGGTGGCCACCTTGTGCGACCGGGCCCGCCGGCTCCAGGCCACGCTGCCCGCGGACGAGGCCCTGGCGACCTTCCTGCGCGGCATGGTCGAGCACATCGACGCGCACCAGGGCCTCGCCCGGACGCTGGCCACGCTCATGGCCGATCGCTCGGGTGCCCTCGCCGAGGGCGGCCAGGCGCTGGAACAGGCGGTCACCGACCTGGTGGCCGCCGCCGTGAAGGACGGCACCGCCCGCGACGACGTGGGTGCCGGCGCCATCATGATGGCCTTGCACGGCATCGGCGCGGCCCATGACCGCCCCGGTTGGCGGGCCGAAGCAGACGGCGTCATCACCCTCGTGCTGGCCGGCCTGCGCGACGGCTCCGCCCGCCCGGCGACGTGA
- a CDS encoding RICIN domain-containing protein, translating to MPNTTPITPAGVELSTNPDSTDSHRETVQVRLPASGAIPKIDVYFLVDSTGSMTGIIDAVRARVEEILNRLVTAAGQVGADVQFGVGNYRDLDFPAAQRFHHQLSLTASSAAAAHGIGAWTTAGGTTTAEGQYFALDHLAQPPGGTIGWRADAKRIILWIGDAPAHDPICQSVSGLTYNITEHSVIDKLQVEGIVVLVVSTPSGASGPGLDVDPVPLSNGTPYQGNCPIGGTAGQGSRVAAATGGTYTDGITPATIVQTIIDLGTTGIGTIGNVRLVPGREIEPFVQIHPAGYGPFPGTQEQLLDFELEFPSATPATTAPTTREISVEGDVEVDVDGVRTGSTRVKITVPDLTGRYKIRCTLSDLYLQLDDPNWTGDGANIDQNVDNGAPAVQWELVPVSGGGYRIKNCDPARDRYLEVVGMSTANGAEVLTRSDPNGEHKEWLFVPAGAAVGGRPVFRIQNLHSGKVLDVKNQSLDPDARVSQQGYWGDYPTYQEEHNQHWVLERV from the coding sequence ATGCCCAACACCACACCGATCACCCCGGCCGGTGTCGAGCTGTCGACCAACCCGGACTCGACCGACAGCCATCGGGAGACGGTGCAGGTCCGACTGCCCGCGAGCGGCGCGATCCCCAAGATCGACGTCTACTTCCTGGTCGACAGCACGGGAAGCATGACCGGCATCATCGACGCGGTGCGCGCCCGCGTCGAGGAGATCCTGAACCGGCTGGTGACCGCGGCGGGCCAGGTGGGCGCGGACGTCCAGTTCGGCGTCGGCAACTACCGGGACCTCGACTTCCCGGCCGCCCAACGCTTCCACCACCAACTCTCGCTGACGGCGAGCTCGGCGGCGGCCGCGCACGGCATCGGGGCGTGGACCACGGCCGGCGGCACGACCACCGCCGAAGGCCAGTACTTCGCCCTGGACCACCTGGCACAACCACCCGGCGGGACGATCGGCTGGCGCGCCGACGCCAAGCGGATCATCCTGTGGATCGGCGACGCGCCCGCCCACGACCCGATCTGCCAGAGCGTGTCGGGCCTGACCTACAACATCACCGAGCACTCGGTGATCGACAAGTTGCAGGTCGAGGGCATCGTCGTGCTGGTGGTCAGCACGCCGTCGGGCGCGTCGGGCCCCGGCCTGGACGTCGACCCCGTGCCGCTGTCCAACGGAACCCCCTACCAGGGCAACTGCCCCATCGGCGGCACCGCGGGACAGGGCAGCCGGGTCGCCGCCGCCACCGGCGGCACCTACACCGACGGGATCACCCCCGCCACCATCGTCCAGACGATCATCGACCTCGGCACCACCGGGATCGGCACGATCGGCAACGTCCGGCTCGTGCCGGGCCGGGAGATCGAGCCGTTCGTGCAGATCCACCCCGCCGGCTACGGCCCCTTCCCCGGCACCCAGGAGCAGCTCCTCGACTTCGAACTGGAGTTCCCCAGCGCCACACCCGCCACAACCGCACCCACCACCCGGGAAATCTCCGTGGAGGGCGACGTCGAGGTGGACGTGGACGGCGTGCGGACCGGTTCCACCCGCGTGAAGATCACCGTGCCCGACCTGACCGGCCGCTACAAGATCCGTTGCACCCTCAGCGATCTGTACCTCCAGCTGGACGACCCGAACTGGACCGGCGACGGCGCCAACATCGACCAGAACGTCGACAACGGCGCACCGGCCGTGCAGTGGGAACTCGTCCCCGTCAGCGGCGGCGGCTACCGCATCAAGAACTGCGACCCCGCCCGTGACCGCTACCTGGAGGTCGTGGGCATGTCGACGGCCAACGGCGCGGAGGTGCTCACCCGCTCCGACCCCAACGGGGAGCACAAGGAGTGGCTGTTCGTCCCCGCCGGGGCCGCCGTCGGCGGCAGGCCGGTGTTCCGGATCCAGAACCTGCACAGCGGCAAGGTCCTCGACGTCAAGAACCAGAGCCTCGACCCCGACGCACGGGTGAGCCAGCAGGGCTACTGGGGCGACTACCCGACCTACCAGGAAGAGCACAACCAGCACTGGGTCCTGGAGCGCGTCTGA
- a CDS encoding ketopantoate reductase family protein, giving the protein MKILMFGRGVITTVYGWALERAGHAVEFYVRPGRATAYGNAVPLDLLDARRRVSGQRVVQQWPVRYREELEPDHDFDLIVLSVQHYRLAEAAAFLAPRVGRATVLVFGNVWAEPPAAIAPLPVDQVAWGFPQAGGGFGADGVLRGALLPPVVFGTLGRPPTARERAVRQVFREAGFRLREQPDFRGWLWLHFVADAGLHSQGLRLGSLAELAGSTGDFREALLTCRELLPLLAARGVDLRRHRGGGLLFRAPTWPAAAALAWLTAHVAPVRVNFAAHSDPDAEEPREICRDTLAEARRLGIAVPRLEAAEPGFARGGTGRA; this is encoded by the coding sequence GTGAAGATCCTGATGTTCGGCCGGGGCGTGATCACCACCGTGTACGGCTGGGCGTTGGAACGGGCCGGGCACGCGGTCGAGTTCTACGTCCGGCCGGGCCGCGCGACGGCGTACGGGAACGCGGTGCCGCTCGACCTGCTCGATGCGCGACGCCGGGTGTCGGGGCAGCGCGTCGTCCAGCAGTGGCCGGTGCGCTACCGCGAGGAGCTGGAGCCGGACCACGACTTCGACCTGATCGTGCTCAGCGTGCAGCACTACCGCTTGGCGGAAGCGGCGGCCTTCCTCGCACCGCGCGTCGGCCGGGCCACCGTGCTGGTCTTCGGCAACGTCTGGGCCGAGCCGCCGGCCGCGATCGCCCCTCTCCCGGTCGACCAGGTCGCGTGGGGCTTCCCCCAAGCCGGCGGCGGTTTCGGCGCGGACGGCGTGCTCCGCGGGGCGCTGCTGCCGCCGGTCGTCTTCGGCACCCTCGGCCGACCCCCGACCGCACGGGAGCGGGCCGTGCGCCAGGTGTTCCGCGAGGCCGGGTTCCGGCTGCGGGAGCAGCCCGACTTCCGCGGCTGGCTGTGGCTGCACTTCGTGGCGGACGCGGGCCTGCACTCCCAGGGCCTGCGGCTGGGCTCGCTGGCCGAGCTGGCCGGGTCGACGGGCGACTTCCGCGAGGCGCTGCTCACCTGCCGCGAACTCCTGCCCCTCCTCGCGGCACGAGGCGTCGACCTGCGACGTCACCGAGGCGGCGGGCTGCTGTTCCGCGCGCCCACCTGGCCGGCGGCCGCCGCACTCGCCTGGCTGACCGCTCATGTCGCGCCGGTGCGCGTGAACTTCGCGGCGCACTCCGATCCCGACGCCGAGGAGCCGCGCGAGATCTGCCGGGACACCCTCGCCGAGGCGCGGCGGTTGGGCATCGCGGTACCGCGGTTGGAAGCGGCGGAACCGGGTTTCGCCCGCGGCGGGACAGGTCGAGCCTGA
- a CDS encoding DUF642 domain-containing protein: MAVEIENPAFARPAVDPAREFLTITGPDGHTIPGWRVTIGKVQLVPLGAHQRPRGNGEVTQALRLKEGSAPGVIGEIRQEVRTSPGEQVTLTWCESADITSAARSATNEQSYTVTVRPTAGGSVGPVVFYPGDDVRGPHWQSRSLDFVVSASVTTIEFRARIEGTQGPLIAGLGVIGGSPVPPVADLRLTQADPDPVEAVLGQAVRLNIEIEATTTEPVIKEGVGQVFTAPTGVVFTGVASYGYFGTRPPVTGDLNATVGDDGKTITVHDKLAINTSPQTMGAVTYTFEILVPAPAEPGTYGDGTAKVDTQSIPVVVTVR; encoded by the coding sequence ATGGCAGTGGAGATCGAGAACCCGGCGTTCGCCCGACCCGCTGTGGACCCGGCGAGGGAGTTCCTCACCATCACGGGCCCGGACGGGCACACGATCCCGGGATGGCGGGTGACGATCGGAAAGGTGCAACTCGTCCCCCTCGGCGCGCACCAGCGGCCACGCGGCAACGGCGAGGTGACGCAGGCGTTGCGGCTCAAGGAAGGCAGCGCCCCGGGCGTCATCGGAGAGATCCGTCAGGAGGTCCGCACCTCCCCCGGCGAGCAGGTCACGTTGACCTGGTGCGAATCGGCCGACATCACGAGCGCCGCGCGCTCGGCCACCAACGAGCAGAGCTACACCGTGACCGTGCGACCCACCGCCGGCGGCAGCGTCGGCCCGGTGGTCTTCTACCCCGGTGACGACGTGCGCGGGCCGCACTGGCAGTCCCGCAGTCTCGACTTCGTCGTCTCCGCGAGCGTCACCACGATCGAGTTCCGAGCGAGGATCGAAGGCACGCAAGGGCCGCTCATCGCCGGCCTGGGCGTCATCGGCGGCAGTCCAGTGCCGCCGGTCGCCGACCTCCGGCTCACCCAGGCCGACCCCGATCCGGTGGAAGCCGTGCTCGGGCAGGCGGTGCGGCTGAACATCGAGATCGAGGCCACGACGACCGAGCCGGTGATCAAGGAGGGGGTAGGTCAGGTCTTCACCGCGCCGACCGGTGTCGTGTTCACCGGTGTTGCCTCCTACGGCTACTTCGGTACGCGGCCGCCGGTGACGGGGGACCTGAACGCCACGGTCGGCGACGACGGCAAGACCATCACCGTGCACGACAAGCTGGCCATCAACACCTCGCCGCAGACGATGGGAGCGGTCACGTACACCTTTGAGATCCTGGTGCCGGCTCCTGCCGAGCCCGGAACGTACGGCGACGGGACGGCCAAGGTCGACACGCAGAGCATCCCCGTGGTCGTCACCGTCCGCTGA